A segment of the Niveibacterium umoris genome:
CGAGCGGGCGGCGATCGGTCATAGGCGTGTATCAAGAAGCGAGTTTCGGGCAAATCCCGGGAAAGCGAGGCTTTCACGGCCCCCGAGAGTTTCGTCAGGCGCGATAGTACTCGCGATACCAGGCAACGAAACGGGAAACGCCGTCAGAAATCGCCGTACCCGGCCTGTGATCGACCCACCCGGCTAGCGCAGAGACATCGGCATAAGTCGCAGGCACGTCGCCCGGCTGTATGGGCAGAAGGTTCTTTTCCGCGCTCTGGCCCAGCGCAATCTCAATCGCCTCAATGAACGCCATAAGTTCAACCGGCCCCTGATTCCCGATATTGAAGACACGGTATGGCGCACGCGCTGTAGCGGGGTCCGGGTTCTGGGGATTGAACTCAGGATTCGGTTCTGCCGGACGATCGAGTGTGCGGATGACGCCTTCGACGATATCGTCGATGTAGGTGAAATCGCGCTGCATCTTGCCGTAATTGAAGACGTCGATCGGACGGCCTTCGAGGATGGCTTTGGTGAACAGGAACAGCGCCATGTCCGGGCGTCCCCAGGGGCCGTACACGGTGAAAAAGCGCAGACCGGTGGTCGGCAGGCCATAGAGATGGCTGTAGGTGTGCGCCATCAGCTCGTTGGCCTTCTTCGTCGCGGCGTAGAGGCTGACCGGGTGGTCGACGCTATCCGATTCGGAGAAGGGCATCTTCTCGTTGCCGCCATACACGCTTGAACTGCTCGCATAAACCAGGTGTTCCACCTTGGCGTGGCGACAGCCTTCGAGGATGTTGGTGAAGCCAACAATGTTCGACTCGATATAAGCGTGCGGATTGATAAGCGAGTAGCGCACGCCCGCTTGCGCGGCCAGATGCACGACGCGATCGAACTTCTCTTCGGCGAACAGCTTTTCGATCGACGGGCGATCGGACACGTCCATCAGGACAAAGCGAAAATTCGGGTGCGGGGTCAGGCGGGCGAGGCGGTCGCGCTTGAGTTGGGGGTCGTAGTAGTCGTTAAGATTATCCAGACCAACCACGACATCGCCGCGTTCGAGCAAACGCAGGCTGGTGTGCATGCCGATGAAACCGGCCGCACCTGTGACGAGAACTTTCATTGCGGGCCACCTGTTCCCTCAATGACGCGCAGGCTCGATGACCGGAATCACAGAACCGCTGCCAAGGGGAGAGAAGTTGAACGGTTAGCGTCTCTCATGGACGCCTGCCGGATTCTGTCATCGCTCAGCAAGTCTTCGCCGAGCGTGCTGCAGTGCGGCGCGGATTATCTCACACCGGCCCAGTGGCACCAAACCGCCGCCAGACATCGACTGGCGCCAGTTTGCAGGACTTTGTTTAACGTCAATCGACCCTGTGGCAGCATTCAGCCGATGTGGAAAAAGATACGCATTACCCTGCTCGCACTGATCCTGGCCACCGTCATCGTCGATACTTGGCGCTCACAGCACAAGGCGAGCGAATGGCGCGCCACGCTGCACGTTGCGGTATATCCGATCAACGCAGACGGTAGCGATGCGGCCGCCCGGCGAATCGCCTCGCTGGAGCAGTCCTCGTTTGAGGACATCGAGCGTTTTCTTGGTGATGAAGCGCAGCGCTACGGCATCACCACGTCCCGCCCGGTCAAACTGACCCTGCAGCCGCCGCTTTCGTCTGCGCCGCCTCTGGCTCCAAAACACGCAAGCATGCTCGAAGCAGTGGCCTGGAGCCTCAAGCTTCGTTGGTGGGTCTGGCGCCTGCCGCCGGCAACGCCGCGGCCTGACATACGCCTGTTTGTACAATACTGGCAGGCCAAGAACGGAGGCATTCCAGCCTCGCATGGTCTGGAGCGCGGCCACATTGCCATCGCGCACGTTTTTGCCGATGGCGCCATGCAACGCGCCAACGCCGTCGTGATCGCCCACGAATTGCTTCACACCCTTGGCGCGACCGACAAGTACGACTTCGCGACCCTCGAACCGGTGTACCCGGAGGGCTACGCCGAACCCGATGCGCAGCCGCGGCTGCCGCAGCGCTTCTGCGAACTCATGGCAGGGCGAATACCACGCGGCGACATGCCGCCGGAGCAGCCGCGCGGACTTGATGACTGCCTTGTTGGCGCCAAGACGGCGCGCGAAATCGGCTTCATCAAACCCGCAAGCTGATCGATCAGGGAATCAGCCCCAAACGGGCGCCCGCCCCCATGTCGCCAGCGAGATCAGTGCAGTGCCAAGGGTGGCGTTTCGCGCAATGCGTCCAGAACCCGCTCCAACGCCAGCACCGAAGCCGACGGCAGCCCGATCCGCAAACTCGATGCGCGGCCATGACCGACGAGCAAACAGAGTTCCGAGCCCTGTTCGACGGCGAGCAGCGTCCAGGCCAGCGGGAATGCGCGATTCACGAAGGTAACAACCTTACCCCACGCGTTGAGACCCGCGGGTGGTTGTCCGCTGCGCGGCGGAAGCGCATCGAGGATGATGCACAGATAACGATCACTCGTCGCCAGCAGCCCGGCCGGTACCGGAGGGCGCCCTGCTTTGCCGGTCACTTCAGGCCAGCTCGCCAGGCCACGCACCGGGTCGGTGGCGGGCATCGATTCCTGCATCGCGCTGCGCAGCTTGAACGGCAGCGCTGGATCGGCCTTCAGCGTGGTGCCGAAGCCAACGTTGGCAGCGGGGTTCGCGGGGAGTCCTGCCAGAATTTCATGTACCACTGCGCGGAACAGATCCGCGCCCACCATGTTGAAGGCCACGACACAACTGGATTCCGCCTCGCCCGCGTCAAGCCGCAATTCCCCATGCAACAAGAGTTGTGAGAGCTCAATCACGCGGGTCTTTGCAAAGCTTGCCTCGCGCGCGACCACGCCACTTTCACCGTTGGCGAAGGCCACCCACCAGAAGTCCGAACCGATTGCGAGGGTGTTTTCGGGCACCGAAAGCCCGTATGTCTCGAATCGAGGGGTATGAATGATCGCCCTCGGCGCGCCCTCCTGGGCAAAACGCTTGGCCATCAGCGAGCGGAACGGTTCAGCAACTTCGTTGATGCTATCCAGGCTTTCCGGAAACGGCAGTTGCCTTCCCGCGCCGCGCCCGATTGCGAGTTGTGTCGAAAGCGTGCCCATGGTCCAACCCTCCGAATGAATGCCCGCGCGGTGAGCCCCAACAAGGCACCCGCGCCTACTTCACTCTAGACCCGCGATGCGTTCGCCTCCAGTCGGCACGGTGAGCTCGCACATGAACGCGCAATCGATCTTATGGTGCGGCGAGGGGCGGCGAACACCCACTGACGCCCACGCAAGACCAATGTCTGTAAAACGGCGCACCATCGCCTATATGTTGAGGCGGTTGAATACAAATCCGGGCAGATGTCGAATCACCCACATGATTGCGCGCCACTTCGCCGGCGCGTAAACGACCGGACGCCCGGCCGCAATGCCTTCGACAATGCATGCGGCAACCTGCTCAACAGGCGCGAGTGGCGCACCCTGCCCTTTCAATTGCGCAGTCATGGGCGTATCGGTTGGGCCCGGCTTGACCAGCACGACCTTGATTGCGGTACCGGCAAACCGATGCTGCATGCCCTGCAGGTATCGGTTCACGAGCCCCTTGGCGGCGCCATACGCATAGTTGGATTTCCGGCCGCGATCGCCTGCAACGGACCCGATCACCGCCAGCGTCCCATGGCCCGCATTCGCCATGTGCTGCGCAAAGGCTTCGGCAAACAGGGCGGGTGAAACGCCGTTGACTTCGAGCGCATCTCGGCAGCGCCGCAGGTCCGTCTCGCACTCTGCCTGGACGGGAAGATCGCCATGCGCTATCAGCACAACATCGATGGAGCCGCCTGCGCTTGCATGCGCCGCGGTTCGCCCGATCGCATCCGGATCACACATGTTTGTCTCGATCACGCGGATGGCTGATCCTGGGCTGCGTACCATCAGATCGTCCGCAACCCTCTGCAAGCGACTGGCATCACGCCCAATGAGCACAAGCTCGGCCGGCCCAGCGCGGAGCCAGTTGCGCGCACAATGCTCGGCAATGGACGAGGTCGCTCCGACAATTGCAATTCGCTTCATTTGCGGCATGTTCTAGCTCCCCATCAAACGTCGTGACAAAGCCGAACTGATTCCGGGATCGCGGAATCGCGAGAACTCCGCGAGCCTTGGATAACCCGCCTCGAACAAATCACGGGGCATGCGCGCATCTTTGGCTGGATACAAGCGCCCGCCCGCCTCCCGGACAATAGCGTCAAGGCTTGCGAACAAACGGTGCACACGATCGCCACGATTCGGGAAATCCAGCGCCAACGTCACGCCAGGCATCGGGAAGCTGAGCAAGCCGACCGGTTGTCGATTGCCGAAGGTCTTGAGCACCGCGAGGAACGACCCGTCGCCGGAACGGGAGATCTCGCGAAGCATGGCGCCGACCGCCGCCTCGCCAGACGCCCGCGGAACCACGCTTTGATACTGATAAAACCCTTTAGGGCCGTACATCAGATTCCACTGCAGAAGGTTGTCTAACGGGTAGAAGAACGATTCGTAATGTGTAATGCGGCGTTGGGCTTTCAGACGCGACAGGTTGAAGTAGGCAAGGTTGAAGCTGCGCAACGACAGCCGGTTGACCAGCGAGAACGGCGGCGCAAACGGCATCTTTCGTTCCCGTGCCCTAGGCGCTTCGCGAGGTCCGATCGCAGCCGGATTTCCCCGCATGAAAAGGCCGCGCCCCCCTCCCGCTGAAATGCAGTCAAGCCAGGAAACGGTATGTTCCCACCCGGATTCCGACGCGTCAGACATTGCAAAAAAAGCTGGCAAGTCCGCATATGGCAAGGTCTCGGCATCGATCCAGGGGCTCGCCACACGCTTGAGCTGGATCTCCGCCGACACGATGACACCGGTCAAGCCAAGACCACCAACCGTAGCGGCGAACCATTCCGGCCGGACTTCGTGTCCGCACTCTATGACCTCACCGTCAGTGCGAACAAGACGAATGCGCCGAACGTGGTCGCCGAAACTGCCATCCACATGATGATTCTTGCCGTGGACATCATTTGCGATCGCCCCCCCAACGGTCACGATCTGGGTGCCGGGCGTGACCGGAAGAATCCATCCGCGCGGAATGCAGAGCCGCTGAATATCCTTCAGCTGTACCCCGGCCTCACAGACAAGCCGCCCCGAGGCCTCGTCGAAGGCGACGAAGTGGTCGAGACCGCGTGTCAGCCATAGCGCCCCGCCCGGATTCAAGCACACATCTCCGTAGCTCCGCCCCATGCCGTATGCCAGGCCCGGCGCCGAACGTGCCGACACGACGCGCACAAGCTCGGCAGGATTTGCCAACGCCACTACTTCATGCGGGTCGGCGCTCAAGCGGCCCCACGATGCGATCGGCCTCATGATGCGTTCTCCCGGAACACATAACGCTTGTCGAGCTGGTATTTCGACAGGTAACCGATCGCCAGCCCGAGAATCCCGCCCAGGTAACGCATCCCCTTGCTCTGGAACAGCAGGTCAAATCCGAATTCGAAGCCCCAGAAGATCGCCGTGGTGACGATACCCATCAGCGTATAGAGCAGAAATGTGTGAGCGTCGTGCGCGGCGTTGCGAGCCCTGAAACCAAAGATATAGCGCTTGTCGAGCAGGTACTTCATCACCAGACCGACGCCCGTCCCGACCAGGATCGAGAATGTGACACTGAACGGACCCTCGTAGATCCGTACCGTCAGGTCCTGCGCGCAAATGTTTGCCGCGGTAGCGATCAGTGCGAAAATGGCATAGAGGCTTGCGAGTTTCATCGGACCGATTTTCCTACCTTCCTGCCAAAGTATCCAATCAATGCCCGATACTGCGACCGCGCGCACGCCGGCTTCCCGACTTGTCGGGCTGCTCACGCTGATGCGTCCGCGTCAGTGGGTCAAGAACACTTTCGTGCTGGCCCCGCTCGTATTTGCTGGCGCATTCAGGGATCCGACCGCCATCCGGCATGCGGTGGTGGCAGCACTGCTGTTCTGCGTCGCGTCGTCCGCGACCTATATCGTCAACGACATTCACGATATCGAACGCGACCGTCGTCACCCCAAGAAGTCCAGAACCCGTCCGCTTGCGGCCGGTGTGGTCACGGTGCGGGCCGCGGTGGCACTGCTCTCAGCACTCTACGCACTGCTTGTCGCGGGGTGGTTTCATGCACCGCATGTCGTCGAAGTGATTGCCGCCTACATGGTCCTCAATGTCGCCTACACGTTCGCGCTCAAGCACCAACCTGTCGTCGACATATTCACCATTGCGATCGGTTTCGTGCTGCGGGTGTACGCGGGCGCCGTGGCACTCGATGTCCCCCTGTCATCGTGGATGTTCATCACGACGCTGTGCCTCGCGCTCTACCTGGCCGCGGTCAAGCGCCGCCAGGAACTGGCGCAGAGCGGCAGCGAAGGGCGCCAGGTGCTCAAGCATTACTCCATCGCACTTGTGGACCGTTATGCCGAGATGTCCGCTACCGGTGCATTGCTGTTCTACAGCATGTTCGTCATGTCTGCGAAACCGCAGTTGGTCATCACCGTGCCGCTCGTGCTGTTCGGGCTCTTCCGCTACTGGTTTGTTGTGGAGTCTCTCGACGG
Coding sequences within it:
- a CDS encoding NAD-dependent epimerase; its protein translation is MKVLVTGAAGFIGMHTSLRLLERGDVVVGLDNLNDYYDPQLKRDRLARLTPHPNFRFVLMDVSDRPSIEKLFAEEKFDRVVHLAAQAGVRYSLINPHAYIESNIVGFTNILEGCRHAKVEHLVYASSSSVYGGNEKMPFSESDSVDHPVSLYAATKKANELMAHTYSHLYGLPTTGLRFFTVYGPWGRPDMALFLFTKAILEGRPIDVFNYGKMQRDFTYIDDIVEGVIRTLDRPAEPNPEFNPQNPDPATARAPYRVFNIGNQGPVELMAFIEAIEIALGQSAEKNLLPIQPGDVPATYADVSALAGWVDHRPGTAISDGVSRFVAWYREYYRA
- a CDS encoding SDR family NAD(P)-dependent oxidoreductase — translated: MPQMKRIAIVGATSSIAEHCARNWLRAGPAELVLIGRDASRLQRVADDLMVRSPGSAIRVIETNMCDPDAIGRTAAHASAGGSIDVVLIAHGDLPVQAECETDLRRCRDALEVNGVSPALFAEAFAQHMANAGHGTLAVIGSVAGDRGRKSNYAYGAAKGLVNRYLQGMQHRFAGTAIKVVLVKPGPTDTPMTAQLKGQGAPLAPVEQVAACIVEGIAAGRPVVYAPAKWRAIMWVIRHLPGFVFNRLNI
- a CDS encoding FAD-binding oxidoreductase, whose protein sequence is MRPIASWGRLSADPHEVVALANPAELVRVVSARSAPGLAYGMGRSYGDVCLNPGGALWLTRGLDHFVAFDEASGRLVCEAGVQLKDIQRLCIPRGWILPVTPGTQIVTVGGAIANDVHGKNHHVDGSFGDHVRRIRLVRTDGEVIECGHEVRPEWFAATVGGLGLTGVIVSAEIQLKRVASPWIDAETLPYADLPAFFAMSDASESGWEHTVSWLDCISAGGGRGLFMRGNPAAIGPREAPRARERKMPFAPPFSLVNRLSLRSFNLAYFNLSRLKAQRRITHYESFFYPLDNLLQWNLMYGPKGFYQYQSVVPRASGEAAVGAMLREISRSGDGSFLAVLKTFGNRQPVGLLSFPMPGVTLALDFPNRGDRVHRLFASLDAIVREAGGRLYPAKDARMPRDLFEAGYPRLAEFSRFRDPGISSALSRRLMGS
- a CDS encoding GtrA family protein; this translates as MKLASLYAIFALIATAANICAQDLTVRIYEGPFSVTFSILVGTGVGLVMKYLLDKRYIFGFRARNAAHDAHTFLLYTLMGIVTTAIFWGFEFGFDLLFQSKGMRYLGGILGLAIGYLSKYQLDKRYVFRENAS
- a CDS encoding decaprenyl-phosphate phosphoribosyltransferase, giving the protein MPDTATARTPASRLVGLLTLMRPRQWVKNTFVLAPLVFAGAFRDPTAIRHAVVAALLFCVASSATYIVNDIHDIERDRRHPKKSRTRPLAAGVVTVRAAVALLSALYALLVAGWFHAPHVVEVIAAYMVLNVAYTFALKHQPVVDIFTIAIGFVLRVYAGAVALDVPLSSWMFITTLCLALYLAAVKRRQELAQSGSEGRQVLKHYSIALVDRYAEMSATGALLFYSMFVMSAKPQLVITVPLVLFGLFRYWFVVESLDGGESPTDALLEDWQLLLTVLAWVGACGWVMWQGHP